The Thermoflexus sp. genome contains the following window.
CAGCGACACCAGCGCCGCTCCAGCGCATCCACGATGAGATAAAGGGCGAGGCCCAGAACGCTCATCAGGACGATCCCCGCATACATCGCCGGATAGTTAAAGAAAGTGCTGGCCTGAATGTAGATATAATAGCCCAGGCCGTAGCGCGTGGCGAGCAGCTCGCTCAGATACAGCACTGCAACCGCCGTGCCGATGCTCTGCCGCACGGCGGTCAGGATGGCGGGCAGGGAGGCAGGGATATAAACGAACCGGAAGAGGGCCCGCCGCCCCGCCCCCAGGCTCCGCACCGACAGCACCAGTTCCGGCCGCAGGCTCGCCGCCGCATCCCGCACCAGCACCAGGATCTGAAAGAACAAAATCAGGAAGATGAGCAGGATCTTGGCCAGATCCCCCACGCCGAAAAACAGGATCAGCACAGGCACCAGCACCACCTTGGGGATCGGGTAGAGAATATAAAGAAAGGGGGAAATCAGCCGGTGGAGCCGTGGGCTGAGGCCCAGGGCCAGCCCCAGGGGAGCTGCTGTGGCGATGGAGAGGGCGATGCTGACCATCACCCGTCCAGCGCTGGCCAGAAGATGCATGGCCAGATCTCCCCGTAGCTCCTGCACCAGGGCGGCTCCGACCACGACCGGTGTGGGAAGTATCGGGCGTCGGACGAGCTCCGCAAGCAGATGCCAGAGGAGAAGCAAAATCCCGATAGCGAATAGCACCTCGCTGCTGCGCCGCGACATGGCCCTTGTTCCCTCACAGGACTTCATGGAGGAGGTCTTGCGAAATGCCCCGCCGTCCATCCGGGTATCGGTGGCAACAGACGGTGTTCATTATTTTAGCCGTCCTGGCTGTGCTCAGCTTGATCCTGACCAGCCTTCTCACGACAGTGCCGCCGCCTCCGCCCACGCCAACGCCCATGAGGCTCTTCCTGCCTGGACCATGAATCCAGGACGGGCGGTGCAGGTCCCAGGAACATCCCAAAAACCCGGGTGGGGCTGTCCCCCGCCATCGCCATCCTGAAACCATAGAGCCATGGAGGCTGAGGATGGGAATCCCGCTCCAATCGCCTCGAGCCGCGGGGTCTGGAAGGTCGCTGGCCTGGCTGGCCTGGGGGGGGATGCTGGTCGGATACTGGGCGCCCTGGCTCGATGGCCACAGCGCAGGGTTGACCTTCTCGGGCTTCGATCTGGTTCCCTTCCTGGTCTTTTTTCAGCGCGCGGGTTATGGACCGCTTTTGCGGGAGCGCCTGTGGATCCCCTTGTGGGGCCTTGCCCTGGCGCTGGCCCTCCTGGCGCTGGCGGAGCCGGGGAAATCCCTTCGCCACGGGAGATCTCTATTGTGGATCCTTGCCGGATTATGGCCGCTCGCGACCTGGCCCCCTTATCCAGACCTTCTGAACCCCCTTTCGATCGAGGGACGAGGTGGATTCCTGGGCGGGATGCTGACCATGCTGCTGGTCGGATCCTTGCCCCTCTGGCCTCCATCATGGCGACGGCGGCTGGCGCTGGCCTTGCCCTGGGCGATGCTGGGGGGAGTGGGGCCTGAGCTGGTTCAGGTGTGGAGCCTGTGGGCCCGCCATCTGGGGCTGGCTCCAGCGATCGGATGGGGACTTCCCCTTTACGGATTGGGGCTGGCGCTCTGGGAAGCAGCCTGGTGGAGGACCTCCTCGTAGATCTCCAGCACGCGTTGCGCCATTTTCTCGAGGGTGAATTCCCGACGCACGCGCTCCTGACCCTGACGCCCTCGCGCCCGGGCTGCTTCCGGGTGAGCCAGGATTTCCCGAATCGCCTCCGCCAGCGCTTCGGGATCCCGAGGGGGGACGATCCATCCCGCTCCTCCAACAACCCATGTCGTCCCGGTTCCGATCTCGGTGGTGACGACCGGAAGGCCCGCCGCCATCGCTTCCAGCAACACGGTCCCGAAGGCCTCCGCCCGGGCGCTGGCAGGCAGGACGAACAGATCCGCCGCGTGGTAAACCAGCGGCAGCTCTGGATCCGGCACTTCACCGAGGAAATGGACGCGATCGCTCACCCGGAGATCCCGGGCCAACGTCCGCCAGGCGCGCTCCATCGGGCCAGTTCCCACAATGGTGACGTGGAGATCCGGCAGGCGGGTGAGCGTCTGGAGGAGGGTATCCAGCCCCTTGTAGTATCGAAGGCGTCCTACGAAGAGCGCATGGGGGCGGTGCGGAGCAGAGCACCAGGAGGACCGGAGCGCCCGGGGAGCTTCGGGGGGCGCCGTCAGGAAGCGGGCCACATCGATCCCCAGGGGGACCACGCGGCATTTATCCCGGAAGGCCTGCAGGTGAGGCGAGGTTTCCAGGTAAACCGGGCTGGTCACCAGGATCCGTGCGACCCGTCCCAGGACCCGATAGAGCCATGGACGATAGAGCCGGCCGCTCAGGCGCTGGCGCACGATGTCGCTATGGTAAGTCAGGACGGCGGGCCTGTTCCCTCCGCTCATGAGGTAGGCGATCTCCGCGGGAGGATAGGGATGATGGAGGTGGATCAGATCCGCTTGCGGAAGAAAGCGGCGGGCATAGAGGAAGAACGCCAGGCTCAAGGGCGTGGAAGCCACGGTAAACCAGCGGGAGGCCTTCAGAACCCGGACGGATCCATCCCGGAGCTCCATCGTTTTCCGGGACGGCGAGGTCACCAGGACGATCACCTCCAGCCCCATGCGGGCCTGGGCCTCGGCCAGGGCGCGAATGTGGTTCTCGATCCCCCCGAGGATCGGGAAGTAGTCTTTGTATAGATGGATCACCCGCATGGAGGCTTTGTTTCCTCGTGTGGAACTCGTGAGGCGATGAGCCTTTCCATAGTTAGATCCCCGGGCCTGCTCCAGGGAGCAGGTGCTCATGTTCGGTTCCGAGGGATTCCTCCGGCACCACGCCGAGCTGCAGAAGCGCGGCGCGCACCTGGGCCCAGCCGGATGGATGGATGATGGCAGCGATAGGCGAGAGGACATCCCGCACATATCGGCGGGCCTCCGTGGACAGCAGTTGGCGTAACAGCTCGGGATCGCTCACACGCAGCACCAGCGCCTGCTCCACCGTAGCCTCCGTTCCCCGGCTGGCCCAGCGGGTCAGGGCGCGGCTCAGGGCTTCCGGCATGGTCAGATCATAGCGCCGGAAGAAATCCAGGATCCGCTCCGGGCCGATGTTCTGCCCCCGCGCCCGGGTCAGGGAACGGGCAGTGATGCGGTAGCGATAGACCTCTCCCGAAGCGATCCAGTCGGCGATCCGGGCGATCTGAAAACGTTCATATCGGCGGGCGGCTCCGATCTCGATGGTGCCATCCTCCAGCAGGACGAAACGCGTATCTCCGTCCGGAGGCGGATCTCCCTTGGCCAGGTAAGCAGCCCCGAAGGGCGAAAGGCGTATCCGATCCGGATCCCCCAGATCCACCACTCCCAGCCAGTGGAGAGGGCCGGTCAGCAGATAGCGCAGAAGCGCCCCTTCCACCCGATCCCAGTTTTCAAATCCATGCAGGTAATCTCCTGTTTCCGCATCCCGGATATACCAGGTGGAGAACTCCGCCTCTGTCCGCTGGAAGGTCGGGTTCTTCGCTTTGATCTCGCGGATGAGATCGGGGATCGCATACCAGCATCCCGGATCTAATCGGGCCAGGAGCTGCAGCAGGGTCTGGCGAGGCAGCCGGGGATCGTTCTGCCAGGAGCCCGTGGGCTCGGGCCGTAAGGTAGGCACGTGAAAGAGATCGTTCCATTGCACATTGTCCCGCCAGGCCTCAAGGAGGGCGCGCAATTGCTCCATCAGCGGAGCCTGGAGCCAGCGCGTGGTGACTTCCGGATCCAGGCGCAGGGAATCCCGCCGGACCTGGATCATCTGGAGCGTTCCGGCCAGGTGCCAGAGCAGCGACCAGCGCTCCCGGTGGGGCCAGCGCAGCTGCCGGCGCAGGATCGGAAATCGCGCCCATAGCTCTTCCGGGGTCATGGCCGCCGGAGGCGCTTCGTTATGTATAAAGCTTAACAGCGTGCAGAAATCGTCCGCCGGCGTCGTCCCCGCCCGCCGGATCCGGATCGGGGCAGGGGCGGTGGGGAGCATCTCCGGCATCTGGGGGCGGGGCGCCTCCACCATGGGGGGCAAGCCCAGCAACAGCTCATCCGGAATGAAAACCACCTCCTCAAATCCAGCTGGCTGCTCCACGAATCCCAGGAAGATCCATCCCCGAAACCAGAGGGCCTCCGCTGGACCTGCCGGTCGTTCCCAGAGGCGTTCGCCCTCCAGACGGGCGGCGCCTACCCGGCGGATCTCCCCAAAGCGCCGCTGGAATGTGGCAGCAGGCATCACCCCTCCGGCTATCACCAGGGTCCGGAGGGCCTCCTGCTCCTCCGATCCCAGACGAGCCCAGTGCGTCCCCTGGCGTTCTGGATCCATCATCACGGGCAGTAACCGGGCGATCAGCGCCTCGCGGGAGAGATGCTGAGGATCCACGTCCCAGAAGCGCGCGATCACCCGTAGATGCGCAAGATCCAGTTCGCTCAAGCTTTGCCGAAGCGAGCGGACGGGCATACAGGGACCTCCCCCAGGTTACTGTTAATATAACGCAACTCGCGTGCCGGATCGGAACGGGCTTCCAATGGGGTGGAGATAGAAGGACACCCCCGGGAAAGCCGGCAGCGTAGCTCCGATCCCCCTGCTTCCGAATTGAAACACCGGGCGGGTGCTCGGGAAGATGGTCGGGGAGACCGTTGCATTAAAATAAAATTAAGAAGCCCATGGGGGATTTCCCCTTTTTCTTCCCCTGGGGGTCCTCTGAGTCATGGCTGGGGTTAAAGCGTTACATGCCCGGATCATAATTTATTTCAAGGGGGGATCATGGAAACTCTGGAGCATCAGTTGGTGCTGTTCCTTCAGAATCTGTTCCAGTGGATGGGATGGGGAGGGGTGATCCTGATCATGGCGCTTGAGAGCGCCAACATTCCGATCCCCAGCGAGGTCACCATGCCCCTGGCCGGCTGGATGCTGGTTCAGGCCCGGGGAGGGACGCTTCTTCAGGCGGCTCTGGAGGGGGGATTCTACGGAGGGCTGGGTTGCACGCTGGGCTCCTTGCTGTCCTACGGACTGGGCTATTACGGCGGCAGACCCTTCCTCTTCCGATATGGACGTTACCTCCTGATCAGCCCCCGTGACCTAAAAGCCGCGGATCAATGGTTCGCCCGCTGGGGGCTGTGGGCCACCTTTCTCTCCCGCCTGCTGCCGATTGTGCGCACATTCATTTCGTTTCCGGCGGGGGTTACGCGCATCCCGTTTTTCCCTTTCCTATCGTTGAGCTTGATCGGCTCCTTCATCTGGTGCGCCGGTCTGGCAGCGGGCGGTTATCTGTTCGGCCAGCACTGGGAGGAGCTGCGTCGGATCATGCGACCTTTCGATATCCCGATCGCCCTCGCCCTGCTAAGTGGGTTCGCTTATTATCTCTACCGACATATCCGTCACGCCCGGGAAGGATATGAAGCGTTTCTTCCATCCATTGGGGAAGCAGATCCTCCAGAAAAAAGCTCATAGCAAGCAGAGGCCTTCCATGCATCGCTGCCCCCCATCTTGATGGAAAGGGTCCTGCCTGGCCCCAAATCTTCAAAGGGGGCGGAATGCGCTGCCTGGAAAGCACATGGTTTCATCGTCAAAATTTGATCATATCAATCACGATGATTATAATCAAGGATAAGCATCCGGCGATCTCGGACTTCCTCTGTCTCTTCCCCATGAGATCCTCCGGATTCGCTTGGGATGGATCCCGGCTCAAGGAGGGGAAATGTCGCTCAGCCAGTCAGAGGGGGAACCCCAAGGATCTGAGGCGTTTCATGGATTCCAGGGCCATATGAACCAGCGTGGGAGTTGGCCATCTGATATGCTCCTCCGGGAGTTGAGCGCCTGGCTGGGCCTGGCCCGTGCCGCCGCCCACAGCGCTCGGGTCCAGGCCGTTCTGCTTGTTCTTCAACAGGATCTTCAGCAAATGATCGAACAGCCTGTTGCCTCCCCCGCCTGGGATCTTTCATCTTTTGTTGCAGAGCGGTTGCGCTGGCTGGAGCAAACGCAGGAAACCATGGAGCAGGAGCGTCATGCTCGAGGGTTTCCTGAATTCCCGGGCGATACCGTGAGCGGGGCGATCCTGGATCTTCTCTCGATCGTGGCTCGACGGATGGGGCAGGACCTCCAGCAAGAGAGGGCGCAGGCCCATGCAGCGGTTCATGAGTATCTGGAGCGCTTACCTGCGCTGCTGTTCACCCTCGCCCGCTGCGAGGAGGATCAGGCGGATCCCGGTCGCTGATGGCCAGCTGTCACCAGGGCATCCGAGGAGGTTCTCTCCTGGGACGACCCCAGCGGCGGGCAATGCGGAGGGATAAGGCCCTGGGGAATCCCCGTTCTCCCGTGGAGGCTCTTTGGCCCGGAGCAGGAATATTCCCCGGGGCGGCGCGGATGGCCAGAGATGACCGGCACCGCCCCAGGGGGCCTCAGGAAGATTCCGCGCCCTTTATTCCGCTCGCGCTGTCACGGTGGCCGATGGAGAAGGGATCGTTACCCTACGGCGGAGGACGGGCCGGAATTTATAGCCATACGCGATCACCCCGTGCTCGCCCTGGCGGTGCAGGACACGGGTCACCATCTCCACAGGCATCCCGATGTAGACCTCCTCTGGTCCCACATCGGTGAGCATTGCCGAGACCAGCGGGCCTTCCTCCAGTTTGATCAACGCCACGATGTAAGGGGCTTGCTCTTCATAGCCCGCCGGCGGCTCATAGACCACCGTGTAGGAATAGACCTCCCCGCGGCCCGAGAAGGGATACGGCGTGCGCGCGGGCCGCTGGCACTCCGGGCAGACATCCCGAGGCGGGAACAGGCGAGCGCCACACCCCTCGCAGATTTCCCCTTCCAGGCGATATCGCTGGGATCGTCCACGCCATGCGCGCGCAGGATGCATAGCAACCTCCTTCTGGCAAATGGGACATGATGGATGGGGAGGGCCACGCCGGCCTCCCATCCTGCTGTTAATCCATGGCCTCCAGAATGTGGGTGATCACCGTGGCCCCCGTCCCCCCGATGTTCTGGGTCATCCCCAGGCGGGCGTGTGGGACCTGGTTGGGCCCGGCCTGGCCCCGCAGTTGCACGACGGCTTCCACCACCTGATAGATCCCGGTGGCTCCGACCGGATGCCCCCGGGCCTTCAGCCCACCCATCGTCGCGATGGGAAGCCGGCCATCCCGGAAGATCGCCCCCTCCAGGGCCATGGCCACCCCGCGCCCTCGGGGCGCAAAACCGCAGGCCTCCAGGGAGAGGGCCGCCATGATCGTGAAGGCATCGTGCAGCTCAAAGAAATCGACGTCCTCCGGGCGAACCCCGGCCTGCTGGAAAGCCCGGTAGGCCGAGAGGGCGGCTGCCTCCAGCCAGAGGGGATCCCGGCGATCGTGCAGGGCCACCGTGTCCGTGGCCACGGCGGATGCCCGGATGCGGACCGGGCGCTCCTGAAACGCCCGGGCCTGATCCGCCGGGCACAGGATCACCGCTGCCGCCCCATCGCAGACCGGCGAGGCGTCCAGGAGGGTGATCGGATCGGCGATCATGCGGGCGGAGGCGAAAGCCTCCGCCGTGATCGGGAACCGTAGCATTGCATAGGGGTTGTGGATAGCGTTGTGGTGCGCATTGATGGAGAAGGGCGCGAAATCCTCTCGCCGGTATCCGTATTCATGCATGTAGCGGCGCATCAACAGGGCATTGAGGGCGGTGAAGGTCATCCCGTGCACCGCTTCATATTCCGCATCGGCTGCTGTCGCCAGGGCGGCGGTGATCGTTTCCCCGGAGGCGTCCGTCATTTTCTCCACCCCCACCACGGCCACGAAGTCCGCCAGACCCCCTGCGACCATGGCGTAGCCGATCCGCAGGGCGGCGGCGCCGGAGGCACATGCCGCTTCGATCTTGACTGCCTCCACGCCGTGCATCCCGGCGAAATCGGCCACCAGCGCCCCCAGATGCTCCTGGGCCTCCACCTGCCCCGAGAGCATATTCCCGATGTATAGAGCGTCCAGCCGCTCCACCCCCGCATCCCGCATAGCGGTCTCTAACGCCTCCAGCGCCAGCTCCCGCAGTCCTTTATCCCAGTGCTCTCCCACCGGGGTCTGGCCGATGCCGATAATGGCGACCTCGCGCATCACGCCTCCTTACGCCTCAGTGTCCATCACGATCTTCCGACGATAGCGAGCATAGGTGGCGTAATCGATCACCACGCGGCGGGCAATATAATCCCGGGTTCGAGGCGCTCGATCCCGCCGCTCCAGGATGGCTTCCGTCACCACCAGGGAGAAGGCGTCGGATCCGGCGCCGGAGCCGAAGGACACGGCCAGGATCCGATCACCCGGCTGTGCCTCGTCCAGGATAGCGGTCAGCCCGATCAGACATGATCCCGCATAAGTATTGCCGATCTCGTCCACCAGGAGACCGGTCCGGATCTGCTCCAGCTGGAACCCGAGCATCTTCGCGGCCTTCTGAGGGAATTTCACGTTCGGCTGGTGAAACACCGCATACGTGTAATCCTCCGGCCGGGCTCCCAGCGCTTCCATCAGCTGGCGGGCGGCTTCCACGATATGGTGGAAGTAGGCGGGCTCCCCGGTGAAACGGCCGCCGTGCTCCGGATACCGGGCGTGGGCCCGGCGCCAGAAATCCGGGGTATCGGTGACATAGGAGAGCGATCCCTCCAGGATCGCCAGGCTCTCCTCTGCTGGGCCGATGATGAAGGCGGCCCCGCCCGCCCCGGCCGTGTATTCCAGGGCATCGCCCGGCCGGCCCTGGGCCGTGTCGGTCCCGATGGCCATCGCGTAATCGGCCATCCCTGAGCCCACAAAGCCGATGGCGGCCTGCATGGCCTCCGTGCCCGCTTTGCATGCGAATTCCCAATCCCCAGCCTGAACGTAGGGGGTGGCTCCAATGGCCTCAGCGACGAGAGTGCCGCTGGGTTTGACCGCGTAGGGATGCGATTCGCTGCCCACCCAGACTGCCCGCAGGCGATGCGCCGCAATCCCTGCCCGGGCCAGGGCGTTCCGGGCCGCCTCGATGGACATCGTCACCACATCCTCATCGGGCCCCGGCACAGCCTTCTCCCGCACCGGTGGGGGCTCCGCCCCGCCGGTCCACAGGCGGGAGATCTCAGCGCCCGGAAGGCGGTAGCGAGGGACGTAAGCCCCATAGCCCACGATGCCAACTGAGCGGGACGGCTTCAGGATCCGATGGCCGTTCTCATGCATTGGAACCCTCCGATCGATCGGTCAAGGTGTCTGTATCAGGCTTGCGCGGTTGAGCTGGAACCCGGTAGGCCAGGTGGCTTCTCCTCAGCTCTTCCTCCTTCACGCCAGAGGCCCCGAAGGGCCGCTCGCGAATGGGCGCCTTCCAGGGCGGGCCTGGGATCTGCCATTCCCATGCTTATGACCACCCCATCGCCCGACGCAGCTGGTGAAGATGAAGCACGTGGTCCCGCTCATGCCATGCGGCCCGGCGCAATACTTTGCGTGGAGACCAGAACTCTCCATCCACGCCCACGACGATCGATTGCCCGATCCAATCTTGAAGGGCCTGTTCCAGGGCGTGGCGAACCTGTTCCAGATGCGCCCAGATCTCCACGGGTGGATCTTTGAGATCCCGCCCCAGTCGACTGAGATACCAGTTCTCCCCGTGAGCCACATGGCGCAGCACCCCGCGCATAGACCACCGCTGGCCCGGCAGCACCGCGTCCAGAACCGGGTCCGGCAGGCCCTCCACCGCCGCCCGGAGATCCGCCCGGGAGGCAGCGAGGACCTGAAGGCCGAACTCCACCTCTTCCTCCGTCAGTGGCCGCCAGTCGTCCAGAAACCACGCGTTCACCTCCCGGGAGCCGCCTCGCTCGAAGCGTTCGTTGATCGTGTAGACCTCGAAGATCTCCACCACCCGGAAATCCTCCGGAACCCCAGGCCCTGCGGCGGGGATCCCATGAGCGCCCAGCCAGGCGAAATAATCCCGGATCGCCTCCGGGATCCGCTCCAGGGTTTCCCGCTCGGTGTGCCCGAAGGCGAAGCATCCCGGGTAATCGAGAACCCAGGCGATATGGCCTCTTTCCGCGCCGCGTTCCAGTCCGATCCGGTAGGTCATCCAGGGGCTCCCCCCCGAAGCTCTTGCAGAAGCTCCCGGGCCCGGGCCAGGCGGATGTTGCGCTCCATGACGAGCCGTTCGGCGATCCGATCGATCTCCTCGCCAGCGGCCCCGGCGGCCATGGCGATCTGACGGGCGTGCAATTCCATATGCCCGCGCTGGATCCCCTCGGTGGCCAGGGCCCGCAGGGCGGCCAGGTTCTGGGCCAGGCCCACGGCGGCCATGATCTCCGCCAGCTCCCGCGCGGACGAAACGCCCAGGATCTTGAGGGCCACCCGGGCCAGGGGATGGGCCTGGGTGGCTCCCCCCACGATCCCCACCGCCAGGGGCAGCTCAATCCGTCCATACAGAGCCCCCCCTTCGTCCCGACACCATCGGGTGAGCGGCCGATACCGGCCATCCCGTGCGGCATAGGCGTGGGCGCCCGCCTCAATCGCCCGCCAGTCGTTGCCGGTAGCCAGGGCCACCGCATCGATGCCGTTCATGATCCCTTTGTTATGCGTGGCCGCCCGATAGGGGTCCACTTCGGCCAGCGCCTGCGCCTCCAGAATCCCCTGGATCACGAGATCCCCCGGGAAGTCCGGCGTCTCCAGAGCTTCCGGGGGGATCCGGACCTCCGCCCAGGCCCGCCGGCGGTCCGCTAAATTCGAAAGGATTCGCAGGACCACCCGCCCTCCCGTGATCTGGGCGATCCGAGGGGCCACCGCCTCGCAGACGGTGTTCACGGCATTGGCCCCCATCGCGTCCCGGACATCATAGAACAGGTGCACAACGAGCATCGGCCCGACAGGCGTGTTCGGGAATGGGATGACCTCCAGCCCCCGGAACCCTCCGCCCCGGGCGACGATGGAGGGCGTGGCAGCCTCAGCCGCCGTTCGGATCGTCTCGATCTGTTCCTCGATCGCCCGGGCCGCTGTGGAAAGATCGGGGAGATCCATAATCTGGATCTGCCCGCGCATAATAGGCTCATCGCTGCCCGCGAGGAATCCCCCACCGGCCCGAGCCAGGCGGGCGGCATGGGAGAGCGCCGCCACCACCGAGGGCTCCTCAATCACCATCGGGATCAGGACCTCCCGGCCATTGATCAGGAAGTTCACCGCCACCGCAAAGGGCAGCGCGAACCGGCCGATCACATTTTCCACCAGATGGTCCGCCTCTTCTAATGTTAGACCGCCATTGATCAACAAAGCCTGCTCCTCGGGGGTCAGACCGGCCTGTTCGGCGACCCAGCGGGCGCGCGCTTCCAGCGGCAATCGATAGAAGCCCGGGTAACGAGAAGTGCGGCTGGACATCACATAAAAAATTATGGAGGGGATTTGCTGTCAAAATCTATCAACGATCTATCCCGGGTTACAACATGGGGAATATGGGGGTGGCGTCGCCTCTTTCACAGCCTTCGAAACGCCGATCTCGGAGATCCGGTGGGCGGCTCCTCCGGGGCAGTAGGAGGAATCAAAGAGCTAACGAATAGCTAACAAATTGGGAGTTGGGAAGGCCTTCGAGGCCCCCTGTTGCAACCGGGCGAGATCTCTATGGTCCCTCTACCAGGAAGAGAGGGATCCCTCCCACGGCGGCTTCCCCTTGCTTTTGCCGGGCCGGATTACAAAGGGTGGGCGTGTTGTAATTGGTCGCAGGTGGTAAGGAGAAGGTATAAATGCCGTTCGCGGGACGCACTCCGGTCGCCGCTCCGGTGCGGACGTCGTAGATGATCCCCTGGGGCGCGATGGCGGTCACCGTGATTGTCGCTGGGACATTCAGGCGGGTCCAGGCCAGCAGCACCCGTGCTCCGTCCGGCCGCTGGAAGGCGAACCACTCCACCTGCCCGGTGCACGCGTTCCAGTCGGTCTGGCCGTTCGT
Protein-coding sequences here:
- a CDS encoding hydroxymethylglutaryl-CoA synthase, which translates into the protein MHENGHRILKPSRSVGIVGYGAYVPRYRLPGAEISRLWTGGAEPPPVREKAVPGPDEDVVTMSIEAARNALARAGIAAHRLRAVWVGSESHPYAVKPSGTLVAEAIGATPYVQAGDWEFACKAGTEAMQAAIGFVGSGMADYAMAIGTDTAQGRPGDALEYTAGAGGAAFIIGPAEESLAILEGSLSYVTDTPDFWRRAHARYPEHGGRFTGEPAYFHHIVEAARQLMEALGARPEDYTYAVFHQPNVKFPQKAAKMLGFQLEQIRTGLLVDEIGNTYAGSCLIGLTAILDEAQPGDRILAVSFGSGAGSDAFSLVVTEAILERRDRAPRTRDYIARRVVIDYATYARYRRKIVMDTEA
- a CDS encoding Zn-ribbon domain-containing OB-fold protein — encoded protein: MHPARAWRGRSQRYRLEGEICEGCGARLFPPRDVCPECQRPARTPYPFSGRGEVYSYTVVYEPPAGYEEQAPYIVALIKLEEGPLVSAMLTDVGPEEVYIGMPVEMVTRVLHRQGEHGVIAYGYKFRPVLRRRVTIPSPSATVTARAE
- a CDS encoding DedA family protein — translated: METLEHQLVLFLQNLFQWMGWGGVILIMALESANIPIPSEVTMPLAGWMLVQARGGTLLQAALEGGFYGGLGCTLGSLLSYGLGYYGGRPFLFRYGRYLLISPRDLKAADQWFARWGLWATFLSRLLPIVRTFISFPAGVTRIPFFPFLSLSLIGSFIWCAGLAAGGYLFGQHWEELRRIMRPFDIPIALALLSGFAYYLYRHIRHAREGYEAFLPSIGEADPPEKSS
- a CDS encoding thiolase domain-containing protein, encoding MREVAIIGIGQTPVGEHWDKGLRELALEALETAMRDAGVERLDALYIGNMLSGQVEAQEHLGALVADFAGMHGVEAVKIEAACASGAAALRIGYAMVAGGLADFVAVVGVEKMTDASGETITAALATAADAEYEAVHGMTFTALNALLMRRYMHEYGYRREDFAPFSINAHHNAIHNPYAMLRFPITAEAFASARMIADPITLLDASPVCDGAAAVILCPADQARAFQERPVRIRASAVATDTVALHDRRDPLWLEAAALSAYRAFQQAGVRPEDVDFFELHDAFTIMAALSLEACGFAPRGRGVAMALEGAIFRDGRLPIATMGGLKARGHPVGATGIYQVVEAVVQLRGQAGPNQVPHARLGMTQNIGGTGATVITHILEAMD
- a CDS encoding ABC transporter permease, whose protein sequence is MSRRSSEVLFAIGILLLLWHLLAELVRRPILPTPVVVGAALVQELRGDLAMHLLASAGRVMVSIALSIATAAPLGLALGLSPRLHRLISPFLYILYPIPKVVLVPVLILFFGVGDLAKILLIFLILFFQILVLVRDAAASLRPELVLSVRSLGAGRRALFRFVYIPASLPAILTAVRQSIGTAVAVLYLSELLATRYGLGYYIYIQASTFFNYPAMYAGIVLMSVLGLALYLIVDALERRWCRWMFAV
- a CDS encoding type II toxin-antitoxin system HicB family antitoxin encodes the protein MTYRIGLERGAERGHIAWVLDYPGCFAFGHTERETLERIPEAIRDYFAWLGAHGIPAAGPGVPEDFRVVEIFEVYTINERFERGGSREVNAWFLDDWRPLTEEEVEFGLQVLAASRADLRAAVEGLPDPVLDAVLPGQRWSMRGVLRHVAHGENWYLSRLGRDLKDPPVEIWAHLEQVRHALEQALQDWIGQSIVVGVDGEFWSPRKVLRRAAWHERDHVLHLHQLRRAMGWS
- a CDS encoding hydroxymethylglutaryl-CoA reductase, degradative, which translates into the protein MSSRTSRYPGFYRLPLEARARWVAEQAGLTPEEQALLINGGLTLEEADHLVENVIGRFALPFAVAVNFLINGREVLIPMVIEEPSVVAALSHAARLARAGGGFLAGSDEPIMRGQIQIMDLPDLSTAARAIEEQIETIRTAAEAATPSIVARGGGFRGLEVIPFPNTPVGPMLVVHLFYDVRDAMGANAVNTVCEAVAPRIAQITGGRVVLRILSNLADRRRAWAEVRIPPEALETPDFPGDLVIQGILEAQALAEVDPYRAATHNKGIMNGIDAVALATGNDWRAIEAGAHAYAARDGRYRPLTRWCRDEGGALYGRIELPLAVGIVGGATQAHPLARVALKILGVSSARELAEIMAAVGLAQNLAALRALATEGIQRGHMELHARQIAMAAGAAGEEIDRIAERLVMERNIRLARARELLQELRGGAPG
- a CDS encoding glycosyltransferase — its product is MRVIHLYKDYFPILGGIENHIRALAEAQARMGLEVIVLVTSPSRKTMELRDGSVRVLKASRWFTVASTPLSLAFFLYARRFLPQADLIHLHHPYPPAEIAYLMSGGNRPAVLTYHSDIVRQRLSGRLYRPWLYRVLGRVARILVTSPVYLETSPHLQAFRDKCRVVPLGIDVARFLTAPPEAPRALRSSWCSAPHRPHALFVGRLRYYKGLDTLLQTLTRLPDLHVTIVGTGPMERAWRTLARDLRVSDRVHFLGEVPDPELPLVYHAADLFVLPASARAEAFGTVLLEAMAAGLPVVTTEIGTGTTWVVGGAGWIVPPRDPEALAEAIREILAHPEAARARGRQGQERVRREFTLEKMAQRVLEIYEEVLHQAASQSASPNP
- a CDS encoding helicase-associated domain-containing protein, which encodes MPVRSLRQSLSELDLAHLRVIARFWDVDPQHLSREALIARLLPVMMDPERQGTHWARLGSEEQEALRTLVIAGGVMPAATFQRRFGEIRRVGAARLEGERLWERPAGPAEALWFRGWIFLGFVEQPAGFEEVVFIPDELLLGLPPMVEAPRPQMPEMLPTAPAPIRIRRAGTTPADDFCTLLSFIHNEAPPAAMTPEELWARFPILRRQLRWPHRERWSLLWHLAGTLQMIQVRRDSLRLDPEVTTRWLQAPLMEQLRALLEAWRDNVQWNDLFHVPTLRPEPTGSWQNDPRLPRQTLLQLLARLDPGCWYAIPDLIREIKAKNPTFQRTEAEFSTWYIRDAETGDYLHGFENWDRVEGALLRYLLTGPLHWLGVVDLGDPDRIRLSPFGAAYLAKGDPPPDGDTRFVLLEDGTIEIGAARRYERFQIARIADWIASGEVYRYRITARSLTRARGQNIGPERILDFFRRYDLTMPEALSRALTRWASRGTEATVEQALVLRVSDPELLRQLLSTEARRYVRDVLSPIAAIIHPSGWAQVRAALLQLGVVPEESLGTEHEHLLPGAGPGI